The nucleotide window aacaattatCAACATCGGGGGCCTCCGATATATCTAGCCACGCACGTGCCAAcgcgtacttcttgtctttcgtCCATGCTTGGTAGTTTCCTTTTCGACGAGGAGCGGTTGGATCTTTCTTTTTGGGAGACCGTTTCCCACGTTTGGATCCCTCGACAACGGGCTCGGGTTCGGGTTGTGTCTCCGGTACCGTTTCTATCTCCGGGTTGGTATCTTAAGTAGACGGTTGTGAATCGCTCATGGTTGGAAAGGTTTGCGGAACTTGAAAGAATGGTTGCTAACCGGGCGATGCTAGTATTTGGGTGTACGCAAATACATTAGGATCCATGTCTTGTAGGTTGAAGTTCGGTTGCGGTTGCGTGGTGTTCGGCCGATACGCATTGGGGTTATCGGGTCTCGACGGCACACCGAATGGGATCGGAAGGGATTCATGATTGTGGGTGAAAAGTGGAGAAAGTTTAAAAAAATAGAGAATGTGGGtgaaaagtttataaaaaatgAGGTGAGAAGTGGGATTTAAATAGGGTAAaagttgaaataaaaaaaattaatttttatggAATTTGACCGTTGTTCAAcggtttgattttgaaaatcgtGCGGGCCATGGCGTTGTTTATAAAACGCTTTTCAAAATTTTCGATGAAAAACGCCCTGGGGGGTGGATGGAGCGGCGTGAGGGGCATGATTTAAGAAAAAAAGGCCCAAATTTGGGAtgactacgggtggtcttagggTGCTCGTTTCAATCACGCCCAaaaccaaatttaaaaaaaaaaaaaaaaaaaaagtcaaactaCAATTTAAAATTGGCATAGTATTTGTAATTAGATGCTTAGAAAAGTCTCATTCTATCTTGGAGGAtagttaacaaatgttttcaactTAAATTAATGTTAATCGATGGGCGTTTAAGTCTTCATTCAAAACAATGTGTGGGGTGATGAAGGAAACAAAAATGCACATATTCATTTGAGTGTAAAATTGTTCGAAAACTTTATAAAAGTTATTGGAAAATGATAGAACCTAAACATAGCAAGTTAAAGGTTTTGCATTATTAGAAAACTGCACAGCTGCCTAAAAGACCGTTCGAAAATTTAGCGACTGATTTGCGACAGAAATCATAATGGTTGCAATATTCACAAACAGTGGCAGATTTCACGACCAACTTACTTTCATCACAAAGTagtaaaaaaaagagttaaatgtcattttaatccctgtggtttgagccattttttcagtttagtctaaaggtttcatttttcgtctgtgggtccaACAAGGTTTCACCGTTggcattttagtccactgggttaacttcatctatgttttctattaacgagaagggcaattcggtcattttatatgtaattctgttaacaagaagggcaattcgatcattttatagttttttttcttatatttaatatattttaacagtttattattatatttacttttaataacatattttaatttttttttccatttttaaaccatatatttcctataccaattttttaataattctttttttagaacatatattaatttatcgattaatttgatacttatttaataatttacgtttataacctttttctaaaaacttaagtacgtaatTGTGCTTGATTCTTCCCCGACATTCTATTATAAGTTTTGtcaaaaacgaagttgtactctaaataaatatttatttggTATCTGTTGACGAAGGACAATGAAAGGTAACTTTATTTTTGATATCAATATAtagttttttgtttttcttttatttaatatattataatagattattattatatttacttttaaaaCCATATATCTCCTATACCATTTTtctaataattctttttttctttttcttagaaCATATACTAATTTATCGATAaatttgatatttctttaataatttacgttcttaacttttttctaaatacttaagtacgtagttgcgCTTGTTTTTTTCCCTGACATTCTGTTATAAGTTTttttaaaaacgaagttgtactttAATTATTTGGTGTCATAAAACGATATGATGATAAACTAAACCATTATTTtaaaatcacgtttgttttacattattattTGGTCGGTTTCGCCGCAACGTGCGACccaaaaaaaactagtttacttTACATGTTAAGATATTGATTAGTTTATTGTTTATATAATTCTTTTTGTCATATTTTTTCTATTATTTCAATAAACATTtcattttacgtttcggtttGAATTTGGCGAGTTAATCCCACAACGTACGTAAGTGTTTTAatgtttttacgtctattttcaGTTTGGTTTGACAGTTTCGCTGCAACGCACCGGGTAGTAAAAACTCGTAATAATTGTAACATAACTAAGATATTATGATTTCTAAGTAATTGCCAATGGCTTTATGATGCATTGGCAACTTCATTACCTTCTAATGTAGCGGGCCGGGTCACCAGCGTCGTCTACGTAAACACGAATGACATTTTACCTTTAAGTTTACCGAGATGATGAGAATTTTATTAGTCATTAAAAAATTGATTTCAAAGTAATTAATTTATCGTACAAGTTACTTTCATATATTGAACCTACattgattgattgatgcatgCATATATAGTGGAGGTTAGGTTGGAGAAGAAGACAAGCATGGCTGCCGAAGAAAACAAGGTGCTGGTGGAGCCCTTTGGATATTCCAGTTTCTACATGCATGGTTACCAAGTGATGATGATTCATGTATCCATCTATCTAATTTTTTTGTGTGACCAATTCTTCAAGAAAAACACTTATGCTTTTGAATATAATCGTGAGAGAAGGTGAAGTTGTTTTAAAACCTATGAATTAATCAATGTCAACTATTTATTAAAACAACTTAAAATATAAGTTTGGACAGATTTATAATGTTTACATTTTGCTTACATTTAGAAAAAGGATTATAACCGATTTTTAGAGAAAAGAACACCAACATAATATTTTAACAAGAATTTTTGTCATTATTGTAAATTTACATAAATTAGTTATTACTTTAGTTTTTTACATTATATTGAGTTTATTTAATAAACACACATTTACATAAATTAGTTATTACTTTAGTTTTTTACATTGTATTGAGTTTATTTAataaacacacatatatatgtgtgtgtgtttcaTATTACTAATATACTTATTATTTTAATGAAATATAAATAGATGATTTTTTTAGTGTTTACTCAAGTCTTTGTAAATACATTTATAAAGGAATATTTATTAGCATTAGTAGTAAATGTGTTAGTTTAGTTTTAATAAGCAAATAAAAATCAAACATCAAATAAGATCTATAAAGGAACATTTACCAACATGATTAACATTATAAAGGAACATTTACCAACATGATTAACATTATACAAAATAACAGTAACAATAATGTTAGAAAGGATCATCGCCATCTATCAATTAGTGTTTTGGAGCAAGGAACCGGAGTTTTATCATTTATCACTCATCGATGATGGCTAATAAGTTTCCGTTGGGAGCTAATCACCGGATACAGATGACGGTGTGCTCCAAGGACTTGCGCGAACGTAGTGGAAGAAGGCGCCCTAAGTGCTCAAGTGAATTTCGACAAAAAAGCGAAATCAACTGGTAGCGAGAAGGATGGAGAGAATAGTCGATTTAAGCTGCGAAACGACAGGGGTGTATAAGTAATAGCTTGGATTTATAACTTCATATAATCTCCAAATCGTGTTTAGTTTATTGATTTATTAAACAAATTTGTGATAATTTGTTTCACAacttaggtagtgtttggtatgaaggaatgaGTTGTGGAATGGAATAAACTATTGCgagggaatgaaaaaaaaaagtgtgtttggttggtcaacgtAATAGAATCACCCATTACATAAGTCATTTCATTCCCTACCGTCATCACCACCCGCCAATCAAGTGTGTTCGGGCCTCAATCAagtgtgtttggttggtcaacgtAATAGAATCACCATCTACCACAACCACCTACCGTCATCACCACCCGCCACCAAcctccgccgaccaccaccaccgtcctccGCCGTCACCGCCGCCCGCCGCCCGCCGCCACCGCCATCGACTACCATCGCTGCCACCCGCTATCGCAAACCACCGCCACCCTCCACCGACCATCgaccaccatcgccgccacccgcaaCCACCGACAACCGCCACCCCAACCACGACCGCCACcctccgccgaccaccaccaccatccttcGTGGCCACCACCCGCTACcgtcaaccaccaccacccaccgtcgtcgccaccaccatcgccgccacctGCCACCGCAGACCACCGCCAACCCCTACCATCACCGCCGCCACCGCTAACAATCGTCACccaccgaccaccgccacccaccactgctaccaccgaccaccgccacccaTCGCTGCCACCGCCACTAGACGCCACcgatcaccgccaccacccaTCACCGATTTAATTCATTCCTCTTTTCTTACCTACCAAACAACAC belongs to Helianthus annuus cultivar XRQ/B chromosome 5, HanXRQr2.0-SUNRISE, whole genome shotgun sequence and includes:
- the LOC110944153 gene encoding velvet complex subunit 2-like; amino-acid sequence: MANKFPLGANHRIQMTNHHLPQPPTVITTRHQPPPTTTTVLRRHRRPPPAATAIDYHRCHPLSQTTATLHRPSTTIAATRNHRQPPPQPRPPPSADHHHHPSWPPPATVNHHHPPSSPPPSPPPATADHRQPLPSPPPPLTIVTHRPPPPTTATTDHRHPSLPPPLDATDHRHHPSPI